The nucleotide sequence CCCAGCATACCGGATCAACTGCCCGCGTTTTTAGGCTATGGACAGGTTTCTCATGTTCACTGCGGGGGGATGGAGTGGGGGTTGCGCGGCGGTTTTCTGCCCCTCTGCCTGCCCCTGCGCGCCGCGCTACCCTGCCGCGCATGGACGCCGACCCGCCCCGCCTGTACGCGCCCCCCTCCGGTTTCACGCGGCTGCGGCTGACCGTGGCCTGGGACGGACGCGACTTTGCGGGCTGGCAGGAACAGCGCAACGCCGCGAGCGTGCAGGCGACCTTGCAGGCGGCGCTGGAGCAGATAGGCGGTCAGGGCGCCCTGCGTCCGGTGGCAGCGGGCCGCACCGATGCCGGGGTCCATGCCGAGGCGATGCCCCTTCACTGGGACGTGCCGCAGACCTTCCGCGTGCCCCTGCCGCAGTTGCCCCGCGCCCTGAACGCCCGGCTGCCGGGAGCGGTGTCCGTGCTGGCTGCCGACCTCGCGCCCCCCGGTTTTCATGCCCGTTTTTCCTGCACCGAGCGGCGCTACGTCTACCGGCTGTGGGTCGCGCCACAGCGCCATCCGTTGTGGGCAGGGCGGGCGCTGCACGTTCCCGGCCCGCTGAACGCTGCGGAGATGAACCGCGCCGCGCACTCCCTGCTGGGGCTGCACGACTTCGCCGCCTTCGCCACCCGCGAGGACCGCCAGACGGTGCGCGACCTGCTGCGGCTGGACGTTCAGGCTCGGTCAGACGGGCACCGGGGCGGCGAACTCTGGGAAATTCATGTCGCGGGCGAGAGCTTTCTGCGCCACATGGTGCGCGGTCTGGTCGGCACCCTGCTGCTGGTGGGCCAGGGCAAACTCGCCGCCGCCGAGGTCCGGGGCATCCTCGCCTCGCGTGAGCGGGCGCAGGCCGGGGCCAACGTGCCGCCGGGGGGCCTGTATTTCACCGGGGCCGAGTACGGAGTGCGCCGGGTGGAGGGGCGCCCGCGAGCGGGGCAGGGCACGGAAGAAAACGGGCTGACTGCGGTTGACGGTTGACCGCCGCTCTTGCCCTTATTCTGCTGTGATGATGGCCTCTGCACCACAAGACCGTCCCGCCTCGTCCCTGCCGGGAGAACGCGGCCTGCTGATCGTGATGACCGGCGCGTCGGGCGTCGGCAAGGGCACCCTGCGCGAGCGCTGGCTGGCCGGGCAGGACGTGTTCTACTCCACCTCCTGGACCACCCGTGAACCTCGCCCCGGAGAGGTGAACGGACGCGACTACGTGTTCGTGTCCCCGGCCGAATTTCTCGCCAAAGCGCAGCAGGGCGGCTTTCTGGAGCATGCCCAGTTCGTCGGCAACCACTACGGCACACCGATCGAGCCTATCGAGGCGGCGCTGGACCGGGGGCAGGACGTGGTCCTGGAAATCGAGGTGGAGGGGGCCATGCAGGTCAAGGACCGGATGGGAGAGCGGGCCATTCTCGTGTTCATCATGCCGCCGAGCCTGACCGAATTGCGCCGCCGTCTCACGGGCCGCGCCACCGAGACCCCCGAACGCATCGAAAAACGCCTCGCCCGCGCCCGCGACGAGATTCAGGAAGCCCACGCTTTTCGCTACGTGATCGTCAACGACGACCTCGACCGCGCTGTGGGCGAACTGCTTGCCGTCCAGCACGCCGAGCGGGCCGCGCAGAGGTCGGCCGAACACTGGACCGAACAGGACCGCGAAGCCCGCGCCCTGGCCGACACGGTGCGCAGCACGGCCCTGTCCCGCGAGGCCCTGCAACGGGTCGTGGAGTCCTGATGCCGCTGGAACTCGTTCAGGGGGACATCGTCCGTCAGCCGGTCGAGGCGCTGGTGACCGCCGCCAACAAGCAGTTGATGGGCGGCGGCGGCGTGGACGGCGTCATTCACCGCGCCGCCGGGCCGCGTCTGCTTCAGGCCATTCGCGCCATCGGCGGCACCCCCACCGGCACCGCCGTCATCACCCCCGCCTTCGATCTGGAAAGCCAGGGCGTCAGGTACGTCATTCACGCGGTTGGCCCGGTCTGGCGCGGGGGTCACAGCGGCGAAGCCGAACTCCTGGCCGGGGCCTACCGCGAAAGCCTGCGCCTGGCCGCGCAGCACGGCTGCCGCTCGGTGGCTTTCCCCGCGATCAGCACCGGCGTCTACGGCTACCCGGTCGAGCGCGCCGCACCCGTGACGCTGGCGACCATTCAGGACTTTCTGAAAGGCCACCCGGGTCTGTCGGTGCGTGTGGTGCTGCACGGCGCAGGCCCCATGAACGTCTTTGAACGCGCTCTGGCACAGCTTTAATCGGATCCTGGTGTCTGCTCGTCGCGTCCGGCTCCCGAGGGTGTTGACAGATTTGGGAAGTCGACGTAAACTTCTTTTCGCCCGAGAAAAAGGGCGAGCGGAAGAAAAGAAGGGAAACCGGAAATTCACCGCTGAGACGCATGAAAACTGATGCAAGTGACGATGACAGGCTTGTCCGACAGGACAAGGCACACGGAACTCTCCCCGAGTTCTCCAGATGTGCGAAACGATCTTCGGATCAACAAAAGCTCTTTTGAGAGCCGCTTCTACGGAAGCAAGCCAAGCGTAAGCTTGGGTCAACACTGTTCAATTCGGCCTTCGGGCTGTTTGAAACCAT is from Deinococcus wulumuqiensis R12 and encodes:
- the gmk gene encoding guanylate kinase, yielding MMASAPQDRPASSLPGERGLLIVMTGASGVGKGTLRERWLAGQDVFYSTSWTTREPRPGEVNGRDYVFVSPAEFLAKAQQGGFLEHAQFVGNHYGTPIEPIEAALDRGQDVVLEIEVEGAMQVKDRMGERAILVFIMPPSLTELRRRLTGRATETPERIEKRLARARDEIQEAHAFRYVIVNDDLDRAVGELLAVQHAERAAQRSAEHWTEQDREARALADTVRSTALSREALQRVVES
- a CDS encoding macro domain-containing protein, which codes for MPLELVQGDIVRQPVEALVTAANKQLMGGGGVDGVIHRAAGPRLLQAIRAIGGTPTGTAVITPAFDLESQGVRYVIHAVGPVWRGGHSGEAELLAGAYRESLRLAAQHGCRSVAFPAISTGVYGYPVERAAPVTLATIQDFLKGHPGLSVRVVLHGAGPMNVFERALAQL
- the truA gene encoding tRNA pseudouridine(38-40) synthase TruA; translation: MDADPPRLYAPPSGFTRLRLTVAWDGRDFAGWQEQRNAASVQATLQAALEQIGGQGALRPVAAGRTDAGVHAEAMPLHWDVPQTFRVPLPQLPRALNARLPGAVSVLAADLAPPGFHARFSCTERRYVYRLWVAPQRHPLWAGRALHVPGPLNAAEMNRAAHSLLGLHDFAAFATREDRQTVRDLLRLDVQARSDGHRGGELWEIHVAGESFLRHMVRGLVGTLLLVGQGKLAAAEVRGILASRERAQAGANVPPGGLYFTGAEYGVRRVEGRPRAGQGTEENGLTAVDG